In Verrucomicrobiota bacterium, the sequence ACATCGACGACTGGGCGGCCAACTACCACACTTCGGTGGCGCTCAGTGCCCTCGCGGCCCTCGAGGACCCCGAACTCCAGGACACAATCAAGAAGACTCAAGGCTACGTCAAAGGCGTCCAGGCCGACGAGGGCGACGGTCTGGCCAAGGACGACCCGAACTATGGCAGCTTCGGCTACCGCAAGGACCAGCGCGCGGGTGATATGTCGAACCTGCAGTTCAGCCTCTCGGCGCTACGCGACAGCGGCCTGACGGCCGACGACGCGGCGTGGGGCAAAGCGCTCGAGTTCGTCCAGCGCTGCCAGAACGTCGAGACCGATGGCGGGTTCATCTACCGCCCGCAGGAAAGCAAGGCGGGCGTTGACCCCGAGGCCCCGGACGGCGAGACGGCATACCGCTCGTACTCGAGCATGACGTACGTCGGCCTGCTCAGCATGATCTACTGCAGCGTCGACAAGAACGACGAACGCGTGCAGAAAGCCGTCGCGTGGCTCGCCAAACACTGGGGCTTCGACGAGAACTACCCGATCGAACTCCAGGGCCTCTACTACAATTACCACACGCTGTCACGCGCGCTCGCCGCCTACGGCGAGAAGCTTATCACCGACGACCAAGGCGTCCAGCATGACTGGTACGCCGAGTTGGTCGACGCGCTCGCCGAGCGCCAGAGCGGGGACGGCTACTGGGTCAACACGAATAACCGGTGGTTCGAGACTGACAAGACGCTCGTGACCACCTACTGCCTCCTGGCGCTCGCCCAGCCGTACGACCTGTACGAGTAGGGCCCGTAGCCAGAAACGAGGGCTCCGGGCGGCCCAACTCGGGCCGCCCGTTCCGCTCAACGGCGCACCCCGGAACGGGGCGGCCGGCTCAATGACCACACCATCGAGGGACACGACCGGCCGATGACGACGAAGCACATTCTACGCGAGGCGCGCGTCCAGGTGCGCCGCTACCGGCGACGGCTCAGCGACGAGGTGCGCCGCGAGATCGAGAAGGATATCGAGAAGCTCGACGCGGCCCGTAAGGAGCGCCGCAAGACCGAGGCGCACGAGATAGCCAAGGCGCTGCTCAAGAAGATGCGCGCGCACACTCCCAAGACGATCTGGCACCACACGATCGAGACGGTCGAGTCGTTCGTCATCGCCATCATCGTCGCGCTCGCCATCCGCCATCTCGTTGTCGAGCCGTTCAAAATCCCCACCGGCTCGATGGAGCCGACGCTGCACGGGTCGTCGGCGGGGAACGAGAACCCGAAGCGGATCGGCGATTTCATCATGGTCAGCAAGTTCGCCTACGGGCCCAAGATCCCGTTCACCAGATCGCGGCTCTGGACGACCAAGCCGAAGCGTTGGGATATCGTCGTCTTCAGCACGAAAGGCATCAACACCCCAGACGGGCGTCCCGCCGCGTCCGACCCCGCGCGCAACTTCGTCAAACGTGTCATCGGCCTGCCGGGAGAGACGATCGAGGTGCGCGACGGCTGGATCTACGCCAACGGCGAGAAGGCCGAGATGCCCGAGTACCTCGAGCAACGTCTCACCGAGGAGACCGGACGCGAGTACCCGTACCAGATCTGGAAGCGTCCAGACGAGGACGGGAACGGATTCGGCACCCCCGTGGCCGGTTACGACCGGGTCTCATACAAGATCGACGTCTTCGGCATCCGCCTCTTCGCCGAAAAAACCGAGCGCGTCGTGCTCGGCCCATGGCCATACGGATGGGACCGCGAGCCGTTCAAGGTGCCCGAGGGCCACTACTTCATGATGGGTGACAACACGGACCACAGCCTTGACAGCCGCGCCTGGGGCTTCGTCCCCTTCGAGAACATCAAGGGGCGCGTGCTCTGCGTCTGGTATCCGGTCTACCGCTGGCGCGTCGTCAAGTAGCGCAACACCACGCTCCGGAGTGCGGACGATGGCCCGAGCGAACGGCATGCTCAAACGCTTCGTCTACTACCCGCTGTGCGGCATCATCACCGTCGCGCTCGTCGTCACGCTCCTCTTCGTCCTGCGCCGGACCCAGATCGCCGATGAGCTCTGCCGCCGCGGACTCAAGCAGTACCACGAGGGCCGCTACGAGGAAGCGCTCGGACTGTTTCTGGTCGCACTCAAGTGCGATCCGGACAACAACGAGGCTGTGCAGTACCAGGCGCTGTGCTACGCGCGCCTGGCGCCCACCTATGACGTGGCAACGGTCATTGACTACCTCGGCAGCGACAACACCGACATGCAGCGCCTTGGCCTCGATCTGGCCATCCGGCGCAACCTGCGCGGCCTCGTCGAGCACATCGCCCCACTGGCGAGGTCGGAGACCGACGACGTCCGCCGCGAGGCTGACGTGGCGCTCCGCGTGCTCAGATCGTCGCACGTCCGCGTGAAGTGCCTCATCTGCCTGCGCGACGCGATGGTGACCATCGAGCCGGGACAGGGTTATCCGGTGGCGTGTCCCTCGTGCCACCAGGTGGCCGCCTACCCGCTCTGGTACTGCAACACGTGTAACTATCTCTGGGTTGTCACCTCGGGCGTGGCGTGGAGCTGTCCCGAATGCGGTTCGCCCAACGTCGGCAGCGCCCCATCGCCGGACGAGGAGTAGTTCCCCCCACTCACCAGCCTGGTTGCCAGCACCAGCCGTCCGGTGAATCTCACCAGAAAACGGCCGCCGCGCTCGGAGACAGGCTGAGGGCCAACCTCCCCCACTCCGCGTTTGAACACCTTCGCGCGACCTGGGTTATGTCCAGTCCCTCCTGCACCGTTCCGTTCTCCGCGCCGGTGGCATGCTCATTGCGCTAGGGGATGGCGACAGGAAAAGGCAAACCGTCTGAGAACCGGACAGGAGGCGGAACAATGGGCGTGTTCAAGAGAGTCGGCCGGATGATCCGGGCCAACATCAACGACCTGCTCGACAAGGCAGAGAACCCGGCCAAGCTGGTCAAGCAGCTTATCCTCGAGATGGAGAAGGAGCTCGGAGAGGCCAAGGAACAGGTGGCCATTGCCATCGCCAACGAGAAGAAGCTCCACGCCAAGTACGAGGAGAACGAGCGTCTGGCCGGCGAATGGACGGGCAAGGCAACGCTCGCCGTCGAGAAGAACGAGGACGAGCTGGCCCGCGAGGCGATCCGGCGCAAGAACAGCCATGCGGGCCTTGCACGCAGCTTCAAGGAGCAGTGGACCAAGCAGGCCGAGGCCGTCGAGGCGCTCAAGCAGGGCCTGCAGCAGCTCGACCTGAAGCTCGAAGAAGCGCGCCGGCAGAAGAGCTTGCTCGTCGCCCGGCAGAAGCGGGCCGAGGCCGCGAAGCAGATCAACAAGACCGTGGGCAAGATGCCGGGCGCGGGCGCTTTCCAGGCCTTCGACCGCATGCTCGAGCGCATCGAGGACATGGAGGCCGAAGCCGAGGCGTTCACGGAACTCAACGTCGACTCGCTCGAAGCTAAGTTCAAGAAGCTCGAGGGCGAGCCCGACATCGAGGCCGAACTGCTCCAGATCAAGGCGCAGGCCGGCGCCGGTACAGTGCCTGAGCAACGGCGTCTCGAAACGGGCTTGTGATACGGCGCGGATGACGCGTACAATGAACGTGCTCCAAGGCTTGTGGGGATTGAGGTGTGAACGAACAGGCGCGGGCTGGAACCACCGCAATCGACTCCAGCCACGATGGCACTCGTTGCCCCTCTCCCCGCGTGGGCCGAGGTGAGGTGATCTGACCATGGGCCTGATTGAACGAGTCCGCAGCATCATCAAGGCGAACATCAATGATCTCGTCGCCCGGGCCGAGAACCCGGCCAAGACCCTCGATCGGCTGATCGACTCGATGGAGACCGACTTCAGCCAGGTCAAGACCGAGGTGCTCGACGCCGTGCGTGACGAGAAGCTGCTGGAGCGCCAGCTCGAGGCGCAAGTGGGCGAGGTTCAGCTCTGGGACCGCCGATCGGTGCTCGCCGTCGAGAAGGACGACGACGAACTGGCGCGCGAAGCGATCCGCCGGCGCCGCCGGGCCCAGGAGCTCACCGACACCTTCAGGGTCCAGTTGGAGACGCAACGCGCCGCCGTCGACTCGTTGAGGCGCAACCTGGGCGAGCTCGAGCAGAAGCTTGTCGAGGCCAAGGCGCGCAAGTCGATGCTGCTCGCCCAGCAGCGCCGCGCCGAGATCCAGAAGTCGGTCGGCAAGGTCATGTCGAGCCACGGCGTAGCCGGCTCGCGGGATGCGTTCGAGCAGGCCGCCGACCGGATCCAGGACCTCGAACTCAAGGCCGACGCCTATCAGGAAATGTACCAGGAGTCGATGGAGAAGCGCTTCCGCGACCTCGAGAAGGGCTTCGACGTGGACGAAGAACTGCGTCTGCTCAAGGAACGGGTCTCGAAAGACAAGGGAAACGAACCGGTCGAGAAGCCCCTGCGCCCCGAGGAGGGGCCGCCGTCCTCCAGCGAGGAAAAGGAGTAACCGGCCATGTCTCACATCGTCTCAATTGCGGCGTTGGGTCACGCAGCGGTGGCGGGGCTGCCGCTCGTTGCAGCGGGCTCGTTCGGCCTCTTTCACCTGTACCTGATTTTCCTTGTCCTCGGTGGCGGCTACGCGGTGATCTCGTTCTTCCTGTCGTCCGTGGGTGGCGACCATGACGTGGGTTCCGGCGACAGTATCGAAATCGGGCACGACTTCGACGTCGACCACGACCTCGGCGTGGGGCACGACACCGATGTGGGCCATGACGTCGGACACGGGGCAGAACAGGGCGAGCTGGCGGTTGCGGATGCGTCGCTCACGCAGCTCGGGCCGTTCAGCCCCATGATCGTGGCGATGTTTATGGCGTGCTTCGGCCTGGCAGGCGTCATCTTCACGACGGTGTTACCCATTGGGTTCTTCAGTTTCCTGCCCAGCGTCGCGTGCGGCGTGGGTGGGGCGTGGCTCATGCTGACCTTGGTCAACAAGCTGTTCGCAGCCACCGAGGCCTCGAGCGAAGCGGAGGCCTGGCGCCTCGTCGGACAGGAGGCGCTGGTCATTACACCCATCCCGGAGAAGGGCGTCGGCGAGATCCAGTACGTGGCGCGCGGCTCGACGTTCTCGGCGCCGGCACGGACAAGCAATGGCGTTCCGCTCGAACGGGGAATGAGAGCAACCATCGTCGATGCATCACAGACGATATTCACCGTAAGGAAATCCATCGAGGAGCGCTTCCGCGACCTCGAACACAGGTCGTAGAACGCCGCACGGCAGAGAAGCTGTCCGTTCGGATACCCGGTCCGCAGCCGATTGAGAGTCAACCAGACCTGGTCATAAACGAGGAGTGAGGAGGGAAACCATGGTCGGACTAGGCTTGATCGCAGAGATCACCTGGACGGGTGCCGTCATCTTGGGGGCATTCGTTGTCCTGCTGCTGATCATCTTTTTCGGGTACGCGCTGGCCAAGCGCTACGTCAAGGTCGGCCCGAACGAGGTGCTCGTCATCTACGGCCGCAAGCGCAGGATGCGTATGCCCGACGGTTCGTGGGACACGGTCGGTTACCGCATCGCCAAGGGCGGCGGCCGGTTCGTCTGGCCGATCGTTGAGCAGTACAAGGTGCTTTCGCTCGAGATCATGACTCTCGACGTAAAAACGCCGGAGGTCTACACGATCCAGGGCGTGCCGGTCGTGGTGGACGGCGTGGCGCAGATCAAGGTTAAGGGCGACGACATCTCGATCCGCACGGCGTCCGAGCAGTTCCTGTCGAAGGGCAGGCACGATGTGATGCAGATCGCGCTGCAGACGGTCGAGGGCCACCTGCGCGCCATCCTGGGCACGATGACAGTCGAGGAGATCTACAAGAACCGCGACGCTTTCGCCCAGCGCGTGCAGGAAGTGGCTGCGGGCGACATGGCCAACATGGGCCTGACGATCATCTCGTTCACGATCCGCGATATCCGAGACAGCCAGGGCTACCTCGACGCCCTCGGCAAGCCGCGCATCGCCCAGGTCAAGCGCGACGCGGTCATCGGTCAGGCCGAGGCCGACCGTGACGCGACGATCCGGAGCGCCGAGGCCAACCGCGACGGGCAGACGGCCAAGTACGGCGCCGACACCAAGATCGCCGAGGCCGACCGCGACTACGAGATGAAGGTGGCCGAGTACCAGGCCTCGATCAACCTCAAGAAGGCCGACTCCGACGTCGCCTACGACCTGCAGAAGTTCAAGCGCCTGCAGGAAGTGAAGAAGGAGGAGGTCCAAGTCGAGGTCGTCCAGAAGACCGAGCAGGTGCGCGTGCAAGAGGCCGAGGCACTTCGCAAAGAGAAGGAGCTTTCGGCGACGATCAAGAAGCCGGCCGAAGCCGAACGCTACCGCGTCCAGACGCTCGCCGAGGCCGAGAAGTTCAAGCTCGAGACCGAGGCAACCGGTCGAGGCGAAGCGACCCGGGCCACCGGCTTCGCCGCCGCCGACGTAACGGCTCGCGAGGGCAAGGCTGAGGCCGAGGCGACCAAGGCGCGCGGTCTTGCGGAGGCCGACGTAGTCAAG encodes:
- a CDS encoding tetratricopeptide repeat protein; amino-acid sequence: MARANGMLKRFVYYPLCGIITVALVVTLLFVLRRTQIADELCRRGLKQYHEGRYEEALGLFLVALKCDPDNNEAVQYQALCYARLAPTYDVATVIDYLGSDNTDMQRLGLDLAIRRNLRGLVEHIAPLARSETDDVRREADVALRVLRSSHVRVKCLICLRDAMVTIEPGQGYPVACPSCHQVAAYPLWYCNTCNYLWVVTSGVAWSCPECGSPNVGSAPSPDEE
- the lepB gene encoding signal peptidase I, with translation MTTKHILREARVQVRRYRRRLSDEVRREIEKDIEKLDAARKERRKTEAHEIAKALLKKMRAHTPKTIWHHTIETVESFVIAIIVALAIRHLVVEPFKIPTGSMEPTLHGSSAGNENPKRIGDFIMVSKFAYGPKIPFTRSRLWTTKPKRWDIVVFSTKGINTPDGRPAASDPARNFVKRVIGLPGETIEVRDGWIYANGEKAEMPEYLEQRLTEETGREYPYQIWKRPDEDGNGFGTPVAGYDRVSYKIDVFGIRLFAEKTERVVLGPWPYGWDREPFKVPEGHYFMMGDNTDHSLDSRAWGFVPFENIKGRVLCVWYPVYRWRVVK
- a CDS encoding PspA/IM30 family protein; protein product: MGLIERVRSIIKANINDLVARAENPAKTLDRLIDSMETDFSQVKTEVLDAVRDEKLLERQLEAQVGEVQLWDRRSVLAVEKDDDELAREAIRRRRRAQELTDTFRVQLETQRAAVDSLRRNLGELEQKLVEAKARKSMLLAQQRRAEIQKSVGKVMSSHGVAGSRDAFEQAADRIQDLELKADAYQEMYQESMEKRFRDLEKGFDVDEELRLLKERVSKDKGNEPVEKPLRPEEGPPSSSEEKE
- a CDS encoding terpene cyclase/mutase family protein, producing MRHTLLIVAVGILLGAALTPVMAEEPAPGVPAPDVVKGKAKAMMEKGIEWLLLQQKEDGSFAENKQMEPAVTALAIRAMAVSPMREELMKTDQFKRGVAFVLSCVQEDGGIYIDDWAANYHTSVALSALAALEDPELQDTIKKTQGYVKGVQADEGDGLAKDDPNYGSFGYRKDQRAGDMSNLQFSLSALRDSGLTADDAAWGKALEFVQRCQNVETDGGFIYRPQESKAGVDPEAPDGETAYRSYSSMTYVGLLSMIYCSVDKNDERVQKAVAWLAKHWGFDENYPIELQGLYYNYHTLSRALAAYGEKLITDDQGVQHDWYAELVDALAERQSGDGYWVNTNNRWFETDKTLVTTYCLLALAQPYDLYE
- a CDS encoding PspA/IM30 family protein, which encodes MGVFKRVGRMIRANINDLLDKAENPAKLVKQLILEMEKELGEAKEQVAIAIANEKKLHAKYEENERLAGEWTGKATLAVEKNEDELAREAIRRKNSHAGLARSFKEQWTKQAEAVEALKQGLQQLDLKLEEARRQKSLLVARQKRAEAAKQINKTVGKMPGAGAFQAFDRMLERIEDMEAEAEAFTELNVDSLEAKFKKLEGEPDIEAELLQIKAQAGAGTVPEQRRLETGL
- a CDS encoding flotillin family protein produces the protein MVGLGLIAEITWTGAVILGAFVVLLLIIFFGYALAKRYVKVGPNEVLVIYGRKRRMRMPDGSWDTVGYRIAKGGGRFVWPIVEQYKVLSLEIMTLDVKTPEVYTIQGVPVVVDGVAQIKVKGDDISIRTASEQFLSKGRHDVMQIALQTVEGHLRAILGTMTVEEIYKNRDAFAQRVQEVAAGDMANMGLTIISFTIRDIRDSQGYLDALGKPRIAQVKRDAVIGQAEADRDATIRSAEANRDGQTAKYGADTKIAEADRDYEMKVAEYQASINLKKADSDVAYDLQKFKRLQEVKKEEVQVEVVQKTEQVRVQEAEALRKEKELSATIKKPAEAERYRVQTLAEAEKFKLETEATGRGEATRATGFAAADVTAREGKAEAEATKARGLAEADVVKAQGLAQADVIKAQGLSEAEAMRKKAESWNYYNEAAITQMFIEALPKLASAIAEPMSRIEKIVIVNTGGEGAGTSKITQDVTKILAQLPPVIESMTGVKLEDMISKIPGLRAARGGKDVEAEVIDDKDKM